In Tenrec ecaudatus isolate mTenEca1 chromosome 5, mTenEca1.hap1, whole genome shotgun sequence, the following are encoded in one genomic region:
- the HESX1 gene encoding homeobox expressed in ES cells 1, giving the protein MSPSLQEGAALGGSKPSPSTFSIESILGLDHKKDCVPSSKPHRPWADTCSSSGKDGNPCLQGRRQPRGSSCPGTVDHPMPGERILNYENYFSPAERLSLKRELSWYRGRRPRTAFTQNQIEVLENVFRVNCYPGIDIREDLARKLNLEEDRIQIWFQNRRAKLKRSHRESQFLMAKKNFNTNLLE; this is encoded by the exons ATGTCTCCCAGCCTTCAGGAAGGCGCTGCCCTCGGAGGCAGCAAGCCCTCACCGAGCACCTTTTCCATCGAGAGCATCCTCGGACTGGACCACAAGAAAGACTGTGTCCCATCGTCGAAACCTCACCGGCCCTGGGCAGACACCTGCAGCTCCTCAG GGAAAGATGGTAACCCATGTCTTCAGGGCAGGCGCCAGCCCCGTGGTAGCTCATGCCCTGGTACTGTGGATCACCCCATGCCAGGAGAAAGAATTCTGAATTATGAAAACTACTTCTCACCCGCAGAAAGATTGTCATTGAAAAGAGAATTGAGTTGGTATCGAGGCCGAAGACCCAGAACTGCTTTTACTCAAAACCAG ATTGAAGTGTTGGAAAATGTTTTTAGAGTAAACTGCTATCCTGGCATTGATATCAGAGAAGACTTAGCTCGAAAATTGAACCTAGAAGAAGACAGAATCCAG ATCTGGTTCCAAAATCGGCGTGCAAAGCTGAAAAGGTCCCATAGAGAATCACAGTttttaatggcaaaaaaaaatttcAACACGAATCTCCTGGAGTAG